The DNA segment CATTCATCAGCACAAACTCTACGGGGTACCGGTCGATATGGCGATCATGACTAATCTCACCCAAGATCACCTTGACTACCACGGCACAATGGAGGCGTACGCTGAGGTAAAGGGAAGGTTATTTGCGATGGAACCGCAATACGTCGTGCTCAACCGCGATGATACGTGGTTTGAGTATTTCAACCAGTTTCCGGCAGCAAGCCAAAAGATCACCTACGGCAAGCATGAAGAGGCTGAGGCCCACATTGACTCAGTCACCCTCTACCGCAAAGGTACTGAAGCCGTTGTCACTGTCGATCACCAGACAAAATTGGAACTTGCTACCAATTTGCCTGGCGAATTCAATGCCTACAACATGACGGCCGCCGCCGCTGCTGCCTATTTGCTTGGAGTGGAACTTGACGATATCGTCGAGGGAATTGCCAATCTCGAGACTGTGCCGGGGCGCTTTGAGCGAGTTGCCGAGGGACTGCCCTATGATGTCATTGTTGACTATGCGCACACACCTGATGGGCTGGAAAAACTACTTACAGCAGCGAAAGCTATCACCAAAAACCGCGTGATCCTCGTATTTGGTGCCTGTGGTGACCGCGACAAGAGTAAACGCCCTCTGATGGGTGAGATTGCCGCTAGACTGGCCGATCGCATCATCCTAACTGATGAGGAGAGTTACAACGAAGACCCTGCTCAGATAAGAGCGATGATTTACGAC comes from the Candidatus Saccharimonas aalborgensis genome and includes:
- a CDS encoding UDP-N-acetylmuramoyl-L-alanyl-D-glutamate--2,6-diaminopimelate ligase codes for the protein MKQTAVKLVRRVVSKRAISRLEDTYRKNRARLLGMRYGHPAKHLRVIAVTGTNGKTTTVNYLNEILKEAGYTTAMFSTSTIEVAGVLTPNDLNATVASTGRMQQFFRDAKRSQVNFVVMEFPSHAIHQHKLYGVPVDMAIMTNLTQDHLDYHGTMEAYAEVKGRLFAMEPQYVVLNRDDTWFEYFNQFPAASQKITYGKHEEAEAHIDSVTLYRKGTEAVVTVDHQTKLELATNLPGEFNAYNMTAAAAAAYLLGVELDDIVEGIANLETVPGRFERVAEGLPYDVIVDYAHTPDGLEKLLTAAKAITKNRVILVFGACGDRDKSKRPLMGEIAARLADRIILTDEESYNEDPAQIRAMIYDGIERTKGGAMKTTEIDDRREAISKALGVATKGDTILITGMGHEVYRIIGGKRVPWNDAAVVRELLGKK